A segment of the Saccharicrinis carchari genome:
TTATGCACTTTACCGTTACCCAAGGTCATATTCTCGCCGTCGTAATCCGAGATCATGGTGTTTAAATGCACCTCTACACCCAGTTTAGTCAGGAATTTAAGCGCATCCTGGCTGGCTTTTTCGCTCATTACGCTCAATAATTTGGGTGCTGCTTCGTATAAACGGATTTTCATACGGTGAAAATCCAGCTCTGGGTAATCCTTGGGCAATACATAGCGTTTTAGTTCGGCAATAGCTCCTGACAGTTCCACACCCGTGGGTCCTCCGCCTACGATAACCACCGACAAGAGTTTAGACTGTTCTTTTCTGTCATCCGTTAAAATAGCGGCTTCAAAACTCTCCAATATGCGGTTACGTAAATTAATAGCCTGGGCTGTCGATTTCATGGGGATACTGTACTTTTCTATATTCCGGTTGCCAAAATAGTTGGTATCCACCCCGGTGGCTATAATTAGTTTATCGTAGCTCAGCTCGCCGGCAGCAGTAACAACTGTTTTGGCATCCGCTCGCACTTCATACAATTCTGTATTTCGGAAATGTAAATTTCTGTGTTGTTGAAAAACCTTGCGTATGGGAAAGGAAATATTGCTGGGTTCCAATCCTGAGGTGGCCACTTGATAGAACAATGGTTGAAACTGATGAAAGTTTCTTTTGTCTATCATTACCACCTGATAACCCGAACTACCGAGCTTACGTGCCAACTTTAAGCCGGCAAATCCGGCTCCGATAATTATCACTCTTTTTTTGCCATTAACGGGCAAATTAAAACTGTTGCTCATGACTATTTTATTGTGCAAATTACACCTAAGCTAAAAAATATATACATTCATCACTTTCAGCTATTCTAGGCATAAAGTCGCTTAAGTTGAAGTAAATTTTTTATAGGCTTAGCCCACGATTCTGCCAATGCTGAATCGGCCTTCACTGTTCGATTCAGAATAAAGTGTATAGGGCGGGCTAAAGATATTGAACCCACAATTAAAGAAATTGTTCGTTAATTAAAGTGATAAGAAAACCTCGTTTTAGCTTTACCCTAAACTATTCGCGAATTATCGATTGGAAAAATAATACTTAGAGCAAAAGCAAAAGCCACAAGGGAATAGTAATTAATGATAGCGCGTGGGTTATCAATATGGTACCGCTAATCAGTTTTTGATCGGCACCATACAATTCGCCCAACACCAGACTGGCCATAGCTGAGGGCATAACCGCCACAATGAGCATGACATTAAGATAAAGATGATGGGGGAATAGAAATTTGAGCATTAGTACGCCCGCAACAGGTATGAGTATAAGCCTGAACAAGGCTACCGCCCACAGGTCTCTTTGTTTTAAATCGCCAAGTTTTATTTTTCCCATTCTTCCCCCCACCATTATCAAGGACATCGGAATAGTAGCCTGCCCCAATTCGTATATGGTTTTTTGGGTATAATCTATAATCAAGCTGCTATCGAATAATCTTTGTATAGGCATGTTTACTATGTGCAATGCCAGCAAAAGCCCCGCCGAAAAGTATATACTGATTAAAGGCGGCGACAATAGATGCTTAAGGTTGCGTAAGGTAAAACCCCCTTTATTTAAGTTCAGAATAGACATGCCAAGTGTCCATACCGCCAGCTCGGCACCCAGGGTGGATAGTATTAGTGCGGCCATATGCTGTTCGCCGTAGAGTTTGGATATAATGGCAAGGGGCAAAAAGGAGTAATTGTTGATGGTCATCTGAAACAAAATACTCTTGCGCCTTTTAGGATTGCTACTTTTAAAAAAACCCGCATACAACAGGCCAATGGCATACCCCAGTACACAAAACATGAAAATGGAAACGGGAAGTTGCCACGACTCAAGCACTTTGGTAAGCGTAAAGTTTGTTGTTACAGAACTAAAAATCAAGGACGGATAAAGTACCTTGATGATGATATGGCTAAAATCTTTAAGTGCTTTTTCGGATATGATATTTCGCCGGATGATAACGTATCCGGGTACCATCATTAAAAAAACCGATAGTACATTTATAAATAATGCTGAAAACATGAATTACCTTTTATGCTGGCAAAGGTAAACTAATTTAGCTCAATAACCCGAAACGTCGCCACCGCCCGACTCGTTAATTTGTTTCATTTTTGGCGAACCTGAATAGTTTACATCGCCACCTCCACTGGCATTGGCAGTGAGCGATTCGGAAGCAAATACTTCCACGTCACCACCCCCACTTGCCGATACTGTTGCATGCTTCGCTTTTAGCTTTTTAGCGTTGATATCGGCACCACCCGATGCCGACGCGGTGAGCTTTTCCGTAGTACCTTCGATAAGCATATCTGCACCCCCTGTACAATTTAAATTCAAATTATTGGTGTACACCGATAAATAAATATCAGCACCTCCGTTGCATTCTAAATTTAGGTTTTCTGCTTTTATGGCCGTTGTTCCATGTATATCTGCACCTCCATTGGCTGTAATATTTTTAAATATTGGAGAAGAGATGTAAACCTTTCGCGTATCTTTTAAATTCCATTTAAAACTGCCTTTTACATAAACATGCAGGGTTTCGCCTTTAACCTCCGTAATAATTCTATGTATTTGACCTTTGGATGCTTCTATCTCAACACCCCGTTCGTTTTGTTGCGTTATATACACATCCAATCCGTTGGCCACCTTGATAGAATTAAAGTTCCCTACTTGTCGAATTTCTCGTTGGGCAGAACTAATTTGAACAAATATTAATAAGCCGATTAATACAGCTATTGATGCGAATACCAGTTTTTTAATTGTCATGTCAAGTGATTTTAATGGATGAGAAATATAGCATATAAGAATGACGCACAAAACAGGTGTTTTGTTACAACAAGGGCACTGTTAATTCTGTTGAGTAAAAGTATTTGGTTTTATAAATTTACACACTACAAGAACAAACAACAAATCGGTTTTTTTTTATTTCCTCCGTTTTTTTATGCTCTGCGTTCTTCGCTTTACGCTCCTTGTTTTACACTTTACGTTGCGTGCTATACGCCCTCCACTTTACACTGCGTCCTCACTCCACCTCCCACACATCGCCGGAGTTCACCATCTCTTCAAAAGTAGTTATGCTTGTTTTGGCTTGCACTTCTTTTAGCTGTTGTTCCACCGATTCGTCATAGCAATCATCTTTAACCGATCGAATAACTCCCAGTGCCACCGGCAATTCCGGAAAATCCATATTCGAGAGTTTACGGTGTATTGCAGCATGCGGACTATACGCATCGTGCACCAAAACGTCATCTAAGGTATAGCCATCCTCACCTATGGTAATGGCTTTAATATCCATACCGTCCATCACCAAGCCCTTGTTGTTATCCACACCAAAAATCATTTTTTCGCCATGTCGCAGTATGATGGTTCTATCAGCCTTAAACTTTTTATCGGTAATGGCTTCATGTGTTTTATCGTTATAGATAACGCAGTTTTGCAACACCTCCACAATGGAAGTACCTTTGTGCCTGGCCGCCTCTTCCATTACCTCAATAGAAAGTTTTATTTCTTTGTCGATGGTGCGGGCAAAAAACTGACCACGAGCCCCCAGTGTCAATTCACCCGGCCTAAAAGGATCTTCAACTGTTCCGTAGGGCGATGTTTTGGATATAAAGCCCCGCTTTGATGTGGGCGAATATTGCCCTTTGGTAAGGCCATAGATTTGGTTGTTAAACAGGATAACATTGATATCTATATTCCGGCGAATAAGATGAATAAAATGATTTCCGCCAATGGCCAGTGCATCGCCATCGCCCGTAATTTGCCACACTTTTAAATCCGGATTGGCCACCATTACACCTGAAGCCACTGCCGAAGCGCGCCCATGTATGGTATGGAACCCATAGGTGTTCATGTAATAGGGGAAGCGCGACGAGCAACCTATTCCAGATATAACCGCCACGTTGTGCGGCTCCACCTGTAAATTGGCCATGGCTTTCTGCACCGCGTTTAGTATGGCGTGGTCGCCACAGCCAGGGCACCAGCGCACACTTAAATTACTTTTAAAATCGGTATATTTTAGTTCGCTTTTTTGGCTCATAACACTAGTCCTCCAATATTTTTTTAAATTGCTCTTTAAGTTCTACCACGGTAAATGGCAAGCCTTGCATTTTATTGAACTGACGGTATTGAATATCAGGAAAGTTCATACGTAAATAATTGGCAAACTGACCCAGATTGAGTTCGCATACCAAAATCTTGTTATACTGCTTGAGTACCTCATGGGTATTTTTGGGCAGGGGCTGGATGTAATTGAAATGCGCTAAGGCCACTTTTACGCCCTCCTCGGCAAGTTCCTCGACGGCAGTATAAAGGTGCCCAAACGTACCACCCCATCCCACCACCAGCAAATCGCTGTCGGGCTGTCCCAGGATATCCTGTTCGGGAATATTGTTTTCGATATACTTAATTTTAGCCGCGCGATATTTCACCATTCTTTCATGGTTCTCGGCATCGTAGGATACTCCGCCTGTCTTTTCGTCTTTCTCTAGACCACCCAAACGGTGCATCAAACCCGGGGTGCCAACTTTTACCCAACTACGCACATAGGTTTCCGGGTCGCGCTGATAGGGCATCCACGTTGCCTCATCTTCGGGTGCCACCCGTTTAGCTTTAATTTCGGGATAATCCGCCAGGTCGGGTATTTTCCATGTTTGCGTTCCATTGGCCAAAAAACCGTCAGTCAGCAATATTACGGGTGTCATATGCTCAACGGCTATCTTTGCGGCATAAAAGGCATACTCAAAACAGTTAATTGGCGATGAGGCCGCCATCACCACACAAGGACTTTCACCGTTACGCCCGTACAGTGCCTGCATCAAATCGCTCTGCTCTGTTTTGGTGGGCAATCCGGTACTTGGTCCACCACGCTGTACGTTAACAATAACCAGTGGAAGTTCTGCAATAATTGCCAGGCCAATGGCCTCGCCCTTTAAAGCCAATCCGGGACCGGAGGTGCTTGTAACAGCTAAATCACCGGCAAAGCTGGCACCAATAGCAGTACATATACCGGCTATCTCGTCCTCGGCCTGAAAAACCTTTACGCCCATGTCCTTGCGAAGGGATAGTTCCTGAAGAATCTCCGTGGCCGGGGTGATAGGGTACGAACCTAAAAAAAGCTCTAAATTGGCTTTTTTTGCGGCGGCAATCAACCCCCATGCTGTAGCCACATTTCCATTAAGGTTACGGTACTTTCCTTTTGCAACGGCAGCAGGGTTTATATGATACGAAGGGGTTACGGCCTGAATAATTACACCATAGTTATACCCTTCGCGCAGCACTTTAAGATTAGCTTCGACCACCAGTGGGTTTTTGGCAAATTTTTTCTTTATATAATTGGTGGTATGCTCCATGGGGCGGTTAAATAACCAATATACAACGCCCAGCGCATACATATTTTTACTACGTAAAATACTTTTATTATCGAGCCCCATATCTTTTAAGCTCTCCTTGGTGAGGGTAGTGATAGGGGCTTTAATAATATGATAATCGCCTAATTTATCTTCGGTTATGGGGTCATCGGTTTTGTATCCGGCTTTTTCCAGATTTCTGGCATCAAAACTGTCTACATCCATAATAATGGTACCTCCGTGTTTTATCCATTTGGCATTGGCTTTTAGGGCTGCAGGATTCATAGCCACCAGTACATCGGCATAGTCGCCGGGCGTAAACACTTCACTGTGACCAAAATGAACCTGAAAACCTGACACCCCACCTATTGTACCCTGGGGGGCTCTTATCTCCGCCGGATAATCCGGGAACGTAGAAATATCATTACCAAATACTGCCGAAGTATTTGAAAATAAGGTTCCCGTCAATTGCATGCCATCGCCTGAGTCACCCGAAAAACGGACTACTACCTCGTCTCGCTCTATCACTTTTGAACTTCTACCCATAACTATTTATAGCTTTTAAATGTTCTGTTCGCAATAATTGACCAGTAAAGGTAAGCGGTATAAATGAACAAAAGCTTGACAGACGTCATTATTTTAAATACAAAACCATGTTTCCCAAAAGCTTTTCGCTATTATCCGGCAAAAATGAGACCTTCGGGGTTTGTTAAAAAAAAAGCCCGTTCGCATAAGGAACGGGCTTTATATGTTTATAAATTGTGCTTATAATTTATTTTTTCAAAACATATCCTTCACTTTACTAAAGAAATTCTTCTCTTGCGATGATGGTTTAGGGTTAAAGGATTCGGATTCGATCATTTTTTCCATTACTTTTTTCTCCTCACGTGTTAAACTTTTGGGTATCCAAACCTGTATTTTCACCAGAATATCTCCCCTGCCGTAACCATTAACTTCGGGTAGACCTTTACCCCGCAGCCTCAAAATTTTACCTGGTTGTGTGCCGGCTTCAACTTTCACTTTTACACGTCCTTCGAGGGTCGGTATCTCCACCGGCGCGCCTAAGGTAGCCTGTGGTATGCTCACAAACAGATTGTACAGCAAATCTCTTCCGTCTCGCACTAACTCAGGATGCTCGGCTTCTTGTATTAATACCAGTAAATCGCCGTTTATGCCACCTCTGCGTGCGGCGTTCCCTTTTCCGGATACCGAAAGCTGCATACCTTCTTCAACACCGGCTGGTATGTTTATCGAAATTACTTCCTCATTTTTCTCTATCCCCTCGCCGGCGCAGTGCTTACATTTGTTGGTAATTATTTTACCTTCGCCACCACAGGTAGGGCAGGTAGATGCCGTTTGCATCTGACCCAAGATAGTATTGGATATGCGGGTTACCTGACCCGAACCTTGACAGCTTGTACAGGTGCTGTGGGAAGCCCCCCCTTCGGCGCCTGAGCCGGTACAATGACTGCAGGGCACATATTTTTTTACTTTTATCTTTTTTTCTACACCTTTCAACACCTCATCCAGCGTAAGGGTAACTTTTACACGCAGATTTGAGCCTTTATTTACGCGCTGACGGCCGCCACCGCCAAATCCTCCGAACCCACTAAAACCACCAAAGTTTCCACCGCCACCAAAAATATCGCCGAAGTGCGAAAAAATGTCATCCATAGACATTCCACCGCCACCAAATCCGCCACCTGCGGCTCCGCCTACACCGGCATGACCATATTGATCGTAACGCGATTTTTTTTGTGGATTACTAAGTACCTCATAAGCTTCTGCGGCTTCTTTAAATTTTTCCTCAGCAACCTTATCACCCGGATTCTTATCAGGATGGTGCTGCACTGCCTTTTTCCGATAGGCTTTTTTGATTTCCTCGGCGGAGGCACTTTTATTTACCTCTAAAACTTCGTAATAATCTCTTTTCGACATAATGTGTATCTTCCGTGCTTAACTATTCTCCAACAACAACTTTTGCAAAACGCATTACTTTATCGTTCAGCATATAACCTTTTTCGATACAGTCTATTACTTTACCTTTCATTTTATTTGTTGGTGCAGGAATTTTTGTAACTGCTTCATGCAGGTCGGTATCAAAATCTTTATCTATCGACTCAATTTCTACCACCCCGTTGCGCTTAAGGAATTCTTGAAATTTATTATAAATCAAATCAATCCCCTCTTTTACCGCTGAAATATCGGAAGCATCATCCAAATGTGCAATTGCCCTTTCAAAATCATCCACCACGGGCAATATCCCACTGAGCAATCCCTCACCGGCATTCTTCAATAGTTCCATGCGTTCTTTTAAAGTGCGCTTACGGTAATTATCGTACTCGGCTGACAAACGCAAGTATCTGTCGTTAAGTTCTGATACTTTTGCCGTCAACTCTTCAATCTGAATTTCCTCCGGGCTTAGGTCAGTCATCTCCTCCGTTTGATCCTCATTTTCCATAGCGCTTTCTTCCTGCCCCGGGGCTGCATCGGTTTGGTTTGCGCTGATGTTATCTTCCATCACGCTCTCCTCTTTTTCCTTATTAGATTCTTTTGTTGTCATTATATATTTTAGTTTTTTATTTTCGAACGAACAGCCTTGGCATAACAATTAATTTGCCAAGACCGTAGCTTGGGACATATTGACAGCTTTTTACATCCTGTAATAACATCCTGTCAGGTAGATAAACAAACAATGGCAGTACATGTTTGTACTGCCATTGTTTGTATAGCTTCATATAATTATCTTATTACGCCATCAATCCAAATGGCACAAATTTATTTTACCAATTGCTTAAGTGTTGCCTGCAAATGTGCCCCCCTCAAACGTTTGGCTACAATAATACCGTCGCCATCAATCAAAAAGTTATCCGGTATTCCTCTAACACCATAGGCTTGGGCCGCTTTAGAATTCCAACCCAGCAGGTCGCTTACATGATATGGCCACGAAAGATTATCCTGGGTAATTGCATTTGTCCATTTATCTTTACTTTTATCCAATGAAACACTATATACTGTGAATCCTTTGCCATTAACAAAATGCTTGTCCTTATAATTTTGATAGGCCTCTACCACATGCGGATTTTCGCGTCGACACGGGCCGCACCATGACGCCCAAAAATCGATCAACACCATTTTTCCTTTTAATGAAGAAAGAGCGATGACTTCTCCTTGTGGTGACAACAATTTTATTTCTGGCGCTTTATTACCGATTTCAAGCCCTATTTTAGCCTTGTCATTATTTGAGGCTGATACGACTCCAACAATAAGCGTAAGCATCAGAAGGGCAATTATTTTTAATCTATTCTTCATCATATAAGAATTAATTTCTAGAAAGATATTCCAGTGACTCCGTCACCTTGTCAATACTTGAGCTTCGTGCCACTAAGCGGCCGTCGCCATCAATTAGTAGGTTAATAGGTCGTGTTACCTCAAATGTTTTGGAGATAGATGATTCCGCACCTTTGTAATCGCATATGTGCAGGGCATTTGTAAAACCATCCTGCTTGATGGCATTTTTTAGCGGTGATTTAAACCTGTCGAGAGAAATAGATACGATTACAAATCCTTCGCCTTTGTAAAACTTACTATTTGCAAATTTTTTTTGAAGCATCATTTTTTGGTGATTTTCCATACGGGACTCCCCGTCGTAAGACGCCCAAAAATCTATTAAAACCATTTTTCCTTGCAATGTTTCCAAATCAAATTCGGAGCCATTAAGTAAGGTTGTTTGTAATTCAGGAACTCTATCTCCAATGGCTAAGCCTACTTTTGGTTCGGGGATGCCGTTGATAAACGATAAAAAACCTGGCCCTACTAATACAACGAATAACAATAGTTTTAGCTTTCTCATACACAATAATTTTGGTTAATACTCATACTGCAAAGGTTATAATTTTTACAGTACCGTTAATCTAATATTAGATTAACACAATTGTTTTCGTGACAAGTGTTACAAAAACAGTTGGCAAAAGTATGTTGAATAACAACAATAACCAAAAATAAATGTTTGGAAATGCGGATTAAAGAACTTATCTTAGTCGGTTTTTCATGCCATACGCTTATAGCCTCCTTTATAGTGCACACCACAACAATCTGCAGACTAAACACTTACGCATCTTTTTCGGCAATATTTTAAATCAAGCCAAACGGCATGGTTAAACATTGTTAATAAAAACTACGATTTTGTTAAACTCTTTTAATCCGGGCTCCCAGCTTTTGTAATCGCACATCAATACCTTGGTAGCCTCTATCTATCTGATTGATATTCTGAATAGTACTTGTCCCTTTTGCCGAAAGTGCAGCAATCAACAGGGCTACTCCGGCACGAATATCCGGCGAGGTTAATGTAGTACCCCGGAGTGGCGTTTCTTTATTTAATCCGATAACCGTTGCCCGATGCGGATCGCAAAGGATAATACGAGCCCCCATATCTATCAGTTTATCAACAAAGAAAAGACGACTCTCAAACATTTTCTGATGTATAAGAACACTTCCTTTGGCTTGCGTAGCTATTACCAAAAAAACACTCAACAAGTCGGGTGTCAGGCCGGGCCACGGAGCATCGGCAATGGTCATAATGGAGCCATCAATAAAGGTTTCTATCTCGTATTCATCTTGCTGAGGGATAAAAATATCGTCTCCTCTGCGTTGTAATTTGACACCCATTTTTTTAAAGGCCTCCGGTATAATCCCGAGTTGGTCGTAAGCCGTGTCTTTAATGGTTATTTCCGATCCCGTCATAGCGGCCATGCCAATAAAACTGCCTATCTCAATCAT
Coding sequences within it:
- a CDS encoding NAD(P)/FAD-dependent oxidoreductase, with the protein product MSNSFNLPVNGKKRVIIIGAGFAGLKLARKLGSSGYQVVMIDKRNFHQFQPLFYQVATSGLEPSNISFPIRKVFQQHRNLHFRNTELYEVRADAKTVVTAAGELSYDKLIIATGVDTNYFGNRNIEKYSIPMKSTAQAINLRNRILESFEAAILTDDRKEQSKLLSVVIVGGGPTGVELSGAIAELKRYVLPKDYPELDFHRMKIRLYEAAPKLLSVMSEKASQDALKFLTKLGVEVHLNTMISDYDGENMTLGNGKVHKVQNLVWTAGVGGKRIKGIADEYYAHANRLAVDRTNRVKGLNDIYALGDIAYMETEKYKNGHPQVAQVAIQQAVQLAKNLLNNTEEPFEYKDKGSMATIGRNMAVVDLPKFSFSGSLAWFLWLLVHLMAIVGVKNRLFIIINWAQSYFSRDQSLRVLIRPFKKKRTGA
- a CDS encoding AEC family transporter, with the translated sequence MFSALFINVLSVFLMMVPGYVIIRRNIISEKALKDFSHIIIKVLYPSLIFSSVTTNFTLTKVLESWQLPVSIFMFCVLGYAIGLLYAGFFKSSNPKRRKSILFQMTINNYSFLPLAIISKLYGEQHMAALILSTLGAELAVWTLGMSILNLNKGGFTLRNLKHLLSPPLISIYFSAGLLLALHIVNMPIQRLFDSSLIIDYTQKTIYELGQATIPMSLIMVGGRMGKIKLGDLKQRDLWAVALFRLILIPVAGVLMLKFLFPHHLYLNVMLIVAVMPSAMASLVLGELYGADQKLISGTILITHALSLITIPLWLLLLL
- a CDS encoding head GIN domain-containing protein translates to MTIKKLVFASIAVLIGLLIFVQISSAQREIRQVGNFNSIKVANGLDVYITQQNERGVEIEASKGQIHRIITEVKGETLHVYVKGSFKWNLKDTRKVYISSPIFKNITANGGADIHGTTAIKAENLNLECNGGADIYLSVYTNNLNLNCTGGADMLIEGTTEKLTASASGGADINAKKLKAKHATVSASGGGDVEVFASESLTANASGGGDVNYSGSPKMKQINESGGGDVSGY
- a CDS encoding 2-oxoacid:ferredoxin oxidoreductase subunit beta, with translation MSQKSELKYTDFKSNLSVRWCPGCGDHAILNAVQKAMANLQVEPHNVAVISGIGCSSRFPYYMNTYGFHTIHGRASAVASGVMVANPDLKVWQITGDGDALAIGGNHFIHLIRRNIDINVILFNNQIYGLTKGQYSPTSKRGFISKTSPYGTVEDPFRPGELTLGARGQFFARTIDKEIKLSIEVMEEAARHKGTSIVEVLQNCVIYNDKTHEAITDKKFKADRTIILRHGEKMIFGVDNNKGLVMDGMDIKAITIGEDGYTLDDVLVHDAYSPHAAIHRKLSNMDFPELPVALGVIRSVKDDCYDESVEQQLKEVQAKTSITTFEEMVNSGDVWEVE
- a CDS encoding 2-oxoacid:acceptor oxidoreductase subunit alpha, yielding MGRSSKVIERDEVVVRFSGDSGDGMQLTGTLFSNTSAVFGNDISTFPDYPAEIRAPQGTIGGVSGFQVHFGHSEVFTPGDYADVLVAMNPAALKANAKWIKHGGTIIMDVDSFDARNLEKAGYKTDDPITEDKLGDYHIIKAPITTLTKESLKDMGLDNKSILRSKNMYALGVVYWLFNRPMEHTTNYIKKKFAKNPLVVEANLKVLREGYNYGVIIQAVTPSYHINPAAVAKGKYRNLNGNVATAWGLIAAAKKANLELFLGSYPITPATEILQELSLRKDMGVKVFQAEDEIAGICTAIGASFAGDLAVTSTSGPGLALKGEAIGLAIIAELPLVIVNVQRGGPSTGLPTKTEQSDLMQALYGRNGESPCVVMAASSPINCFEYAFYAAKIAVEHMTPVILLTDGFLANGTQTWKIPDLADYPEIKAKRVAPEDEATWMPYQRDPETYVRSWVKVGTPGLMHRLGGLEKDEKTGGVSYDAENHERMVKYRAAKIKYIENNIPEQDILGQPDSDLLVVGWGGTFGHLYTAVEELAEEGVKVALAHFNYIQPLPKNTHEVLKQYNKILVCELNLGQFANYLRMNFPDIQYRQFNKMQGLPFTVVELKEQFKKILED
- the dnaJ gene encoding molecular chaperone DnaJ; translated protein: MSKRDYYEVLEVNKSASAEEIKKAYRKKAVQHHPDKNPGDKVAEEKFKEAAEAYEVLSNPQKKSRYDQYGHAGVGGAAGGGFGGGGMSMDDIFSHFGDIFGGGGNFGGFSGFGGFGGGGRQRVNKGSNLRVKVTLTLDEVLKGVEKKIKVKKYVPCSHCTGSGAEGGASHSTCTSCQGSGQVTRISNTILGQMQTASTCPTCGGEGKIITNKCKHCAGEGIEKNEEVISINIPAGVEEGMQLSVSGKGNAARRGGINGDLLVLIQEAEHPELVRDGRDLLYNLFVSIPQATLGAPVEIPTLEGRVKVKVEAGTQPGKILRLRGKGLPEVNGYGRGDILVKIQVWIPKSLTREEKKVMEKMIESESFNPKPSSQEKNFFSKVKDMF
- a CDS encoding nucleotide exchange factor GrpE, with amino-acid sequence MTTKESNKEKEESVMEDNISANQTDAAPGQEESAMENEDQTEEMTDLSPEEIQIEELTAKVSELNDRYLRLSAEYDNYRKRTLKERMELLKNAGEGLLSGILPVVDDFERAIAHLDDASDISAVKEGIDLIYNKFQEFLKRNGVVEIESIDKDFDTDLHEAVTKIPAPTNKMKGKVIDCIEKGYMLNDKVMRFAKVVVGE
- a CDS encoding peroxiredoxin family protein, whose translation is MMKNRLKIIALLMLTLIVGVVSASNNDKAKIGLEIGNKAPEIKLLSPQGEVIALSSLKGKMVLIDFWASWCGPCRRENPHVVEAYQNYKDKHFVNGKGFTVYSVSLDKSKDKWTNAITQDNLSWPYHVSDLLGWNSKAAQAYGVRGIPDNFLIDGDGIIVAKRLRGAHLQATLKQLVK
- a CDS encoding TlpA family protein disulfide reductase, translating into MRKLKLLLFVVLVGPGFLSFINGIPEPKVGLAIGDRVPELQTTLLNGSEFDLETLQGKMVLIDFWASYDGESRMENHQKMMLQKKFANSKFYKGEGFVIVSISLDRFKSPLKNAIKQDGFTNALHICDYKGAESSISKTFEVTRPINLLIDGDGRLVARSSSIDKVTESLEYLSRN